A genomic window from Silene latifolia isolate original U9 population chromosome Y, ASM4854445v1, whole genome shotgun sequence includes:
- the LOC141627963 gene encoding uncharacterized protein LOC141627963: protein MRKVRESLDGFFGIEVDSMGRSGGLAFLWRKEVDCTFISSSVYHIDFHVRGEEGEWRITGFYGWPAMADRYLSWELLRLLARQSTLPWVCLGDFNEILFSTEMKSGSRRQRQMNNFGAAVDECGLRDVPWEGYNFSYDNGQAGEANRQCMLDRAMCTGSWSDLFPYAKLLYRNRESSDHAPIKLVLNYKFYEETKVRPFRFEQIWVGSEGCEEAVVRGVEKGRGNLVTVLRECTRELKAWKNTSIRQIGRTIDRKRRQLERLNEVNRDEESVVRRRKLVAEISDLRRQEEQYWRHRSRALWLRDGD, encoded by the coding sequence ATGAGGAAGGTGCGTGAGAGTTTGGATGGTTTCTTTGGTATAGAGGTTGATAGTATGGGTCGTTCGGGGGGCTTGGCTTTCTTATGGAGGAAGGAGGTGGATTGTACTTTTATTTCATCGTCTGTATATCATATTGATTTTCATGTTAGGGGTGAGGAAGGAGAATGGAGGATCACTGGCTTTTATGGTTGGCCGGCTATGGCTGACCGATACCTTTCTTGGGAGCTTTTACGTCTACTAGCGAGGCAGTCCACGTTACCATGGGTATGTTTAGGAGATTTTAATGAAATTTTATTCTCTACTGAAATGAAGAGTGGGAGCAGACGTCAACGGCAGATGAATAATTTCGGAGCTGCAGTGGATGAGTGTGGACTGCGTGATGTGCCGTGGGAAGGGTATAATTTCTCTTACGATAATGGGCAAGCTGGGGAGGCGAATAGACAGTGTATGCTTGATAGAGCGATGTGTACGGGGTCATGGTCGGATTTATTTCCCTATGCTAAGCTGCTTTATCGCAATCGGGAATCGTCGGATCACGCTCCTATTAAATTGGTCCTCAATTATAAATTCTATGAAGAGACTAAGGTGAGACCGTTTCGCTTTGAACAAATCTGGGTGGGGTCCGAGGGGTGTGAAGAGGCGGTGGTAAGGGGGGTTGAGAAGGGCAGGGGTAATCTTGTAACGGTCTTGCGGGAATGTACGAGGGAGCTGAAGGCTTGGAAGAACACGAGCATTAGGCAGATAGGCCGGACTATTGATAGGAAGCGCAGACAGCTGGAACGTCTCAATGAGGTGAATAGGGATGAGGAGAGTGTTGTAAGGCGAAGGAAATTAGTTGCAGAAATCTCGGACTTGAGGAGGCAGGAGGAGCAATATTGGCGGCATCGATCTAGAGCGCTTTGGTTACGAGATGGTGATTGA